The Rhodothermales bacterium genome has a segment encoding these proteins:
- a CDS encoding UbiA family prenyltransferase — protein MAVSPSLPVPAISRLAALNRALRTYQWVKNVLLFVPMLMAHEVMDAGQWGQAALGFVAFSLCASFGYVVNDLVDREADRQHPAKRHRPFASGALSPASGYVLAPVLLAAAFAIAWAALPGAFLVALAVYLATTLAYSFAMKRQPVLDVLVLAGLYTLRILAGGAATGVPVSEWLLAFSMFFFLALALVKRFAELKRLDVAPERSLHGRGYRGDDLPVLRTAGLASGYLSVLVLVLYVSSPEVTMLYERPTLLWLVGALLLYWMTRVWLLAERGRVDDDPILFAAKDRTSYAVFALMGLMLLAATL, from the coding sequence ATGGCCGTCTCTCCCTCCCTTCCCGTCCCGGCGATCAGTCGCCTCGCCGCACTGAACCGCGCGCTGCGGACGTACCAGTGGGTGAAGAACGTGCTCCTCTTCGTGCCGATGCTGATGGCGCACGAGGTGATGGACGCGGGGCAGTGGGGGCAGGCCGCGCTCGGCTTCGTCGCCTTCAGCCTGTGCGCCTCGTTCGGCTACGTCGTCAACGACCTCGTGGACCGCGAGGCCGACCGGCAGCACCCGGCGAAGCGGCACCGCCCGTTCGCCTCGGGCGCGCTCTCGCCCGCGTCAGGCTACGTACTCGCGCCCGTGCTCCTAGCCGCCGCGTTCGCGATTGCGTGGGCGGCGCTGCCCGGCGCGTTCCTCGTCGCCCTCGCCGTCTACCTCGCCACGACGCTGGCGTACTCCTTCGCGATGAAGCGGCAGCCCGTGCTCGACGTCCTCGTGCTCGCGGGGCTCTACACCCTCCGCATCCTCGCCGGCGGCGCGGCGACGGGCGTGCCCGTCTCGGAGTGGCTGCTGGCGTTCTCTATGTTCTTCTTCCTCGCCCTCGCCCTCGTCAAGCGCTTCGCCGAACTCAAGCGGCTCGACGTGGCGCCGGAGCGCTCGCTCCACGGGCGCGGCTACCGCGGCGACGACCTCCCCGTCCTCCGCACCGCCGGCCTCGCGTCGGGCTACCTCTCGGTCCTCGTCCTCGTCCTCTACGTCAGCAGCCCCGAGGTCACGATGCTCTACGAGCGCCCGACGCTGCTGTGGCTCGTCGGCGCGCTCCTGCTCTACTGGATGACGCGGGTGTGGCTCCTCGCCGAGCGCGGGCGCGTAGACGACGACCCGATCCTCTTCGCCGCGAAGGACCGAACCAGCTACGCCGTCTTCGCGCTGATGGGCCTCATGCTCTTGGCCGCGACGCTATGA
- a CDS encoding FAD-binding oxidoreductase, which produces MTARRYASWGRVPASTPDRIERLQTDADALPDAPPMLAYGRGRSYGDACLNNGGTLLDTTALDRVLAFDTDTGVIRCEAGLTLAQLLAVAVPAGWFLPVTPGTKFVTVGGAIANDVHGKNHHRDGTFGRFVRRFELWRSSGEKLVCSPDEHAELYRATIGGLGLTGLIRWAEIQLTPVANEHVDLRRERFPSLDAFFRINDAASARSRYTVAWIDTTATGANLGRGLYIEGDHAPGPPDGPPLPPPGDPMTPRVRVPLDAPSRLLNPLTVRAFNALYYRQQLKPVVRKRTHFEPFFYPLDAVGDWNRLYGKRGFFQYQFVVPHSDGHAAVREILDRIARAGQASFLAVLKTFGAIESPGLLSFPRPGVTLALDFPNRGETTRRLFRELDALVRSAGGRLYPAKDACMTAEDFQQSYPEWEAFREHIDPAFSSSFWRRVTEE; this is translated from the coding sequence ATGACCGCGCGCCGCTACGCCTCGTGGGGCCGCGTCCCGGCTTCGACGCCCGACCGCATCGAGCGACTGCAGACGGACGCCGACGCGCTCCCCGACGCGCCGCCGATGCTGGCTTACGGGCGGGGCCGCTCGTACGGCGATGCCTGCCTCAACAACGGCGGCACGCTCCTCGACACCACCGCGCTCGACCGCGTGCTCGCCTTCGACACCGACACGGGCGTGATTCGCTGCGAGGCGGGGCTGACGCTCGCGCAACTGCTTGCCGTCGCCGTGCCTGCCGGGTGGTTCCTGCCCGTCACGCCGGGCACGAAGTTCGTCACCGTCGGCGGCGCGATTGCGAACGACGTCCACGGGAAGAACCACCACCGCGACGGGACATTCGGCCGCTTCGTCCGCCGCTTCGAGCTGTGGCGCTCCTCCGGCGAGAAGCTCGTCTGCTCGCCCGATGAACACGCGGAATTGTATCGGGCCACGATCGGCGGGCTCGGGCTGACGGGGCTGATCCGCTGGGCCGAGATCCAGCTCACGCCCGTCGCCAACGAGCACGTCGACCTCCGGCGCGAGCGCTTCCCTTCGCTCGACGCCTTCTTCCGCATCAACGACGCGGCCAGCGCGCGCTCGCGCTACACCGTCGCGTGGATCGACACGACGGCGACGGGCGCGAACCTCGGTCGCGGGCTCTACATCGAGGGCGACCACGCGCCCGGACCGCCCGACGGCCCGCCGCTCCCCCCGCCCGGCGACCCGATGACGCCCCGCGTTCGCGTCCCACTCGACGCGCCCTCGCGCCTGCTGAACCCGCTGACGGTGCGCGCCTTCAACGCGCTCTACTACCGGCAACAACTGAAACCGGTCGTCCGCAAGCGAACGCACTTCGAGCCATTCTTCTACCCGCTCGACGCCGTCGGCGACTGGAACCGGCTCTACGGGAAACGGGGGTTCTTCCAGTACCAGTTCGTCGTCCCGCATTCCGACGGGCACGCGGCGGTCCGCGAAATCCTCGACCGGATCGCGCGCGCGGGGCAGGCGTCGTTCCTCGCCGTGCTCAAGACGTTCGGGGCGATCGAGTCGCCGGGCTTGCTGTCGTTCCCGCGCCCCGGCGTCACGCTCGCGCTCGACTTCCCGAACCGGGGCGAGACCACCCGGCGGCTCTTCCGCGAGCTCGACGCGCTCGTGCGTTCTGCGGGCGGGCGGCTCTACCCCGCCAAAGACGCCTGCATGACGGCCGAGGATTTCCAGCAGTCCTACCCCGAGTGGGAAGCGTTCCGCGAACACATCGACCCGGCCTTTTCGTCGAGCTTCTGGCGCCGCGTGACGGAGGAGTAA